A genomic window from Solanum dulcamara chromosome 11, daSolDulc1.2, whole genome shotgun sequence includes:
- the LOC129873776 gene encoding uncharacterized protein LOC129873776, translated as MVSKIIKRTPTKSIKNRRNLPSHLRRSRKKSPAKNPASVVVASINKSLYTCHRRLIKLFTKFTRVATPKKTPRKQGYQLLGKVFDEPANGNNLRRSLFDEGNALPPLVSPEKKTIFLDLDETLVHSNPNPPPEKYDFIVRPVIDGHRVEFYVLKRPFMDEFLEFLSDKFEVVVFTAGLKEYASLVLDRIDRKGLISHRLYRNSCKEVDGMFVKDLSDKGRDMKRVVIVDDNPNSYLFQPENAIPIRPFTDDLADGELKKLIEFLGGCNEVEDMRDAVKVYLAEEEEYTSVEI; from the coding sequence ATGGTGTCTAAAATCATCAAGAGAACTCCGACAAAGTCCATCAAGAACCGGAGGAATCTCCCGAGCCATCTCCGCCGTAGCCGGAAGAAATCCCCTGCTAAAAATCCAGCCTCTGTAGTTGTTGCTTCCATTAATAAATCCTTGTACACTTGTCACCGCCGTCTTATTAAACTCTTCACGAAATTCACCCGTGTTGCTACTCCTAAGAAAACCCCAAGAAAACAGGGATATCAGCTTCTTGGTAAAGTTTTTGATGAACCTGCAAATGGGAATAATTTGAGGCGATCGCTTTTTGATGAAGGAAATGCCCTTCCCCCATTGGTGTCACCTGAGAAAAAAACCATCTTTCTTGACTTGGACGAGACTTTAGTGCATTCTAATCCAAACCCACCTCCAGAAAAGTACGATTTCATTGTTAGGCCGGTGATTGATGGACACAGAGTTGAATTTTATGTGTTGAAGAGACCATTTATGGATGAATTCTTGGAATTTTTGAGCGACAAGTTTGAGGTTGTTGTGTTCACTGCCGGGCTTAAAGAGTATGCTTCTCTTGTTCTTGATAGAATAGACAGGAAAGGTTTGATTTCACATCGATTATATCGGAATTCTTGCAAGGAAGTTGATGGGATGTTTGTGAAGGACTTGTCTGACAAGGGGAGAGATATGAAGAGGGTGGTgatagttgatgataacccgaattcttacctttttcagCCGGAGAATGCTATTCCGATTAGGCCATTTACCGATGATCTTGCTGATGGGGAGCTCAAGAAGCTCATTGAGTTCCTTGGTGGGTGTAATGAAGTTGAAGATATGAGAGATGCTGTGAAGGTTTATCTtgctgaagaagaagaatacacATCAGTggaaatttag
- the LOC129874401 gene encoding abscisic acid and environmental stress-inducible protein-like, with product MVRLSVTENGTGIAFQDSGLTIFMVGMIAASISMMSIVIFACAKSSTKRKNKNNPYSDSTKIVVNGKSNKAQQNRATSAPVRSEGEILVSAAEIATTFVDIPSTDDVCNTNNDGGKDPQCHGDTTKHNDSTKNNDVNIDCTHNNYVSGDNNNNMGGGHTHASANTTTSGGGGHHHGDTSGTTSGGWSSDHGGSSWGGGGGGFSGGDTGVFSGGGW from the coding sequence atggtTAGGCTTTCTGTTACGGAAAATGGTACAGGCATTGCATTTCAGGATTCTGGGCTAACAATATTCATGGTTGGCATGATAGCTGCTTCAATCTCGATGATGTCGATAGTTATATTTGCTTGTGCCAAATCCTCTACGAAACGAAAGAATAAGAATAATCCATATAGTGATTCCACTAAAATTGTTGTTAATGGTAAAAGTAATAAAGCACAACAAAATCGTGCGACTTCAGCCCCCGTCCGTTCAGAGGGAGAAATATTAGTTAGTGCTGCAGAAATTGCAACAACTTTTGTAGATATTCCATCCACTGATGATGTTTGCAATACTAATAATGATGGCGGGAAAGATCCTCAATGTCATGGCGATACCACGAAACATAATGATAGTACCAAAAATAATGATGTTAATATCGATTGTACACATAATAATTATGTAAGTggtgacaataataataatatgggtgGAGGTCATACTCATGCTAGCGCAAATACTACTACTAGTGGTGGAGGAGGTCATCATCATGGCGACACAAGTGGGACCACTAGTGGTGGTTGGAGCAGTGATCACGGTGGTAGTAGTTGGGGTGGCGGCGGTGGGGGTTTTAGTGGTGGTGATACTGGGGTTTTTAGTGGTGGAGGTTGGTGA
- the LOC129874811 gene encoding uncharacterized protein LOC129874811, whose protein sequence is MLQGSGASFMFGLAVGSIPMMSMAVFGSANCFEKPRPPPTGGVATGGGEIACSSTSTSTSTATSRSIGSRRRMGNNVDGGRGKTCPSVMLVKEILPSLVLR, encoded by the coding sequence ATGCTTCAAGGTTCAGGGGCATCGTTCATGTTTGGCTTGGCAGTTGGGTCGATCCCAATGATGTCAATGGCCGTGTTTGGTTCTGCTAATTGCTTCGAAAAGCCGAGACCACCGCCAACGGGTGGTGTTGCTACTGGTGGAGGAGAAATTGCTTGTAGCAGTACTAGTACTAGTACAAGTACTGCTACTTCAAGATCAATTGGTAGTAGAAGAAGAATGGGTAATAATGTTGATGGTGGCAGGGGAAAAACTTGTCCCAGTGTTATGCTTGTCAAGGAAATACTTCCATCACTTGTCCTGCGCTAG